In Pristiophorus japonicus isolate sPriJap1 chromosome 2, sPriJap1.hap1, whole genome shotgun sequence, one genomic interval encodes:
- the LOC139237888 gene encoding zinc finger protein 84-like isoform X1: MEAKSTVHSGEKGYTCSVCGRGFSQSSKLERHKRSHTQEGPFNCSECGRGFTQSSDLLTHQRVHTGERPFTCSECGKGFTNSSNLLQHGRVHTDERPFKCTDCGKCYKSSGELTSHQRVHTDERPFGCSHCGKGFRRSSELALHQRTHTGERPFICSMCGKRFIRSSHLLTHQLVHTDNRPFKCSDCEKSFKRKNDLLTHQHTHTGERLFTCSECGKEFTQSSTLLRHQRVHTGEKPFTCSECGKRFTNSSNLLQHGRVHTDKRPFKCPDCGKCYKSSGELTYHQRVHTGERPFRCSHCGTGFKRSSELAAHQRTHTGERPFRCSHCGTGFKRSSNLTRHQRTHTGERPFTCSMCGKEFTQSSHLLRHQLVHTDEKPFKCSDCEKSFKRRKHLLIHQRVHTGERPFTCSVCGKGFTQSSMLLRHQRVHTGERPFTCSVCGKNFTQSSDLLKHQRVHMCLQGLDSAVTAAVNHIQD; this comes from the coding sequence atggaagcaaaaagcaccgttcacagtggggagaaagggtacacgtgttctgtgtgtggacgaggtttCAGTCAATCATCCAAACTGgaaagacacaagcgcagtcacacccaGGAGGGGCCGTtcaactgctctgagtgtgggaggggattcactcagtcatccgacctgctgacgcaccagcgagttcatacaggggagaggccattcacctgctccgagtgtgggaagggattcactaattcatccaaTCTACTGCAGCACGGGAGAGTTCACACcgacgagagaccttttaaatgcacGGATTGTGGGAAGTGCTATAAAAGTTCTGGGGAACTGACAAGCCATCAAcgtgttcacactgacgagagacccttCGGGTGCTCTCACTGCGGGAAAGGGTTCAGGCGATCATCTGAACTCGCtttacaccagcgcactcacactggggagaggccgttcatctgctccatgtgtgggaagcgattcattcggtcatcccacctgctgacacaccaacttgttcacactgataacagaccgtttaaatgttctgactgtgagaagagctttaaaaggaaaaatgatctgctgacacaccaacatactcacactggggagaggctgttcacctgctctgagtgtgggaaagaattcacgcagtcatccaccctgctgagacaccagcgagttcacactggggagaagccgttcacctgctctgagtgtgggaaacgaTTTACTAATTCATCCAATCTGCTGCAGCACGGGCGAGTTCACACTGAcaagagaccttttaaatgcccgGACTGCGGGAAGTGCTATAAAAGTTCCGGGGAGCTGACGTACCAtcaacgtgttcacactggggagagacccttCAGGTGCTCTCACTGTGGGACTGGGTTCAAGCGATCATCTGAACTTGCtgcacaccagcgcactcacactggggagaggcctttcagGTGTTCTCACTGCGGGACTGGGTTCAAGCGATCATCTAACCTCACTCGACatcagcgcactcacactggggagaggccattcacctgctccatgtgtgggaaggaattcactcagtcatcccatctactgagacaccaacttgttcacactgatgagaaaccttttaaatgttctgattgtgagaagagttttaaaagaagAAAgcatctgctgatacaccagcgagttcacactggggagaggccattcacctgctctgtgtgtgggaaaggattcactcagtcatccatgcTACTcagacaccagcgtgttcacactggggagaggccgttcacctgctccgtgtgtgggaagaacttcactcagtcatccgacctgttgaaacaccagcgagttcacatgtgtctgcaggggttggattctgctgttacagctgctgttaatcacatccaggactga